A stretch of the Vitis riparia cultivar Riparia Gloire de Montpellier isolate 1030 chromosome 13, EGFV_Vit.rip_1.0, whole genome shotgun sequence genome encodes the following:
- the LOC117928813 gene encoding dr1-associated corepressor-like: MRKKLDTRFPAARIKKIMQADEDVGKIALAVPVLVSKALELFLQDLCDRTYDITLQRGAKTMSSLHLKHCVQRHNVFDFLRDIVSKVPDYGHADAAGDDRTMSKRRKAAGDEFNESDEETKRSRMHEMSPVSSSGRGRGRGRGRGRGRGSRAIEREPVPHDVESDPCTSLPHSSKHDPNLGRPIPNISESKELVKDNTAVSDGANPVVRNFDLNANVDEDVTATAATKATAAPAVLAPAPAPAPAAPAPAPAVPAPAPAAVDVRDSSAETATEAKHEEYPGWSLSEMDRMAIDPVQLAQLNSRIDEEEDYDEEG; the protein is encoded by the exons ATGAGGAAGAAGCTCGATACCCGTTTCCCGGCT GCTCGGATTAAAAAGATAATGCAAGCTGATGAAGATGTTGGGAAGATTGCACTGGCAGTGCCTGTTTTAGTTT CTAAAGCATTGGAATTATTTTTGCAAGACCTTTGTGACCGTACCTATGATATAACCCTTCAGAGAGGAGCAAAGACTATGAGTTCATTGCATTT GAAACATTGTGTCCAAAGGCACAATGTATTTGATTTTCTGAGGGACATTGTCAGCAAGGTTCCAGACTATGGTCATGCTGATGCTGCTGGTGATGATCGAACCATGTCAAAAAGAAG GAAAGCTGCAGGGGATGAATTCAATGAAAGCGATGAAGAGACTAAAAGGAGCAGGATG CATGAGATGAGTCCTGTCAGCAGCAGTGGCAGAGGGAGAGGCAGGGGACGTGGAAGAGGCCGTGGTCGGGGCAGTCGAGCAATAGAGAGAGAGCCTGTTCCACATGATGTAGAATCTGACCCCTGCACATCTTTGCCACACAGCAGTAAACATGACCCCAACTTGGGAAGGCCAATACCCAACATTTCTGAGTCAAAGGAATTAGTGAAGGATAATACTGCAGTGAGTGATGGTGCAAATCCGGTGGTTCGAAACTTTGATCTGAATGCTAATGTAGATGAAGATGTTACGGCCACAGCAGCCACCAAAGCAACAGCAGCACCAGCAGTACTAGCACCAGCACCAGCACCAGCACCAGCAGCACCAGCACCAGCACCAGCAGTACCAGCACCAGCACCAGCAGCAGTGGATGTCCGTGACTCATCGGCAGAGACTGCCACTGAGGCTAAACATGAAGAGTATCCTGGCTGGTCACTTTCTGAAATGGACAGAATGGCAATTGATCCAGTCCAGCTTGCACAACTCAATTCTAGGATAGACGAGGAGGAAGATTATGATGAGGAAGGGTGA